One genomic segment of Bradyrhizobium diazoefficiens includes these proteins:
- a CDS encoding IS4 family transposase, translating to MKIRPEILDHWPEVSAQLPVGFDLEATARSRGALTRVREIKSAETLLRLALAYGGLGMSLRETCAWAKAGGIASLSDPSLLERLCKAAPWLGEIVAALIVEQAKVPAGRWAGYRLRALDGTSICEPGADRTTWRLHVGYDLATGQVDQLELTDGRGAENLQRLTYASGDVVLGDRYYARPRDLRPVIEAGADFIVRTGWDSLRLLQANGEPLDLFAALAAQAEQEGELQVRVYEGTTESPPPEPLILRLVVRRKDPEQAEAERKRLLKDAKKRGKQPDPRSLEAAKYILLLTSLPAGSFPPADILALYRFRWQIELAFKRFKSLAGLDMLPAKKPELARAWIYARLIVAIIAEQIAGQVPDSSPSGRDDTTGKPFALAPYEDCPGEHSRRHPWTTSVAGHS from the coding sequence ATGAAGATTCGTCCAGAGATTTTGGATCATTGGCCGGAGGTGAGTGCGCAGCTTCCGGTGGGCTTTGACTTGGAAGCAACCGCGCGGTCGCGCGGGGCGCTCACGCGGGTACGGGAGATCAAGAGCGCCGAGACGCTGTTGCGGCTGGCACTTGCCTATGGCGGTCTCGGCATGTCGCTGCGCGAGACCTGTGCGTGGGCCAAGGCTGGCGGGATCGCAAGCTTGTCCGATCCATCCCTGCTTGAGCGGCTGTGCAAAGCGGCCCCCTGGCTCGGCGAGATCGTAGCAGCGCTGATTGTCGAGCAAGCCAAAGTTCCGGCAGGACGCTGGGCCGGGTATCGTCTGCGCGCCCTCGACGGGACATCGATCTGCGAACCGGGAGCAGACCGCACTACATGGCGGCTGCATGTCGGCTATGACCTGGCAACGGGTCAGGTTGATCAGCTCGAGTTGACCGACGGGCGTGGTGCCGAGAATCTTCAGCGCCTTACTTACGCATCCGGCGATGTCGTACTGGGCGACCGCTATTATGCGAGGCCGCGCGATCTGCGGCCGGTGATCGAAGCCGGTGCAGACTTCATCGTGCGAACCGGCTGGGACTCGTTGCGCCTGTTGCAGGCCAACGGCGAGCCCCTCGATCTGTTTGCCGCGCTCGCGGCTCAGGCTGAACAGGAAGGCGAACTGCAAGTCCGTGTCTATGAAGGTACGACAGAGAGCCCGCCGCCAGAGCCGCTGATCTTGCGACTGGTTGTCCGACGCAAGGATCCGGAACAGGCGGAAGCCGAGCGCAAGCGCCTGCTCAAGGACGCCAAGAAGCGCGGCAAGCAGCCCGATCCGCGCAGTCTGGAGGCTGCGAAGTACATCCTTCTTCTGACCTCGCTGCCAGCCGGCAGCTTCCCGCCGGCCGACATCCTCGCCCTCTATCGCTTCCGCTGGCAGATCGAGCTGGCGTTCAAGCGGTTCAAGAGCCTGGCCGGCCTCGACATGCTGCCGGCCAAGAAGCCTGAACTTGCACGGGCATGGATTTACGCCAGACTGATCGTGGCCATCATCGCTGAACAGATCGCCGGGCAAGTCCCGGACTCTTCCCCCTCTGGACGCGACGACACCACCGGCAAGCCCTTCGCGCTGGCGCCTTATGAAGATTGCCCTGGCGAGCATTCACGCCGCCATCCGTGGACCACTTCTGTGGCAGGCCATTCGTAA
- a CDS encoding RNA pyrophosphohydrolase, with protein sequence MTDHKPYRPNVGIALFNADGRVLIGHRFKGDGPEIILPGLDWQMPQGGVDAGENLRDAAMRELWEETNVVSADYLGETDWFTYEFPPYDGPQTHRLAKFRGQRQKWFALRFTGRDDEIDPLTPQNGQPAEFDAWRWERLDRVDDLVVPFRREVYRAVAREFAAFGN encoded by the coding sequence GTGACTGACCACAAACCCTACCGTCCCAACGTCGGGATCGCCCTCTTCAATGCCGACGGCCGCGTGCTGATCGGCCACCGCTTCAAGGGCGACGGGCCCGAGATCATCCTGCCGGGCCTCGACTGGCAGATGCCGCAGGGCGGCGTCGACGCGGGCGAGAACCTGCGCGACGCAGCGATGCGCGAGCTCTGGGAGGAGACCAACGTCGTCAGTGCCGACTATCTCGGCGAGACCGACTGGTTCACCTACGAATTTCCGCCCTATGACGGACCGCAGACGCATCGCCTCGCAAAATTCCGCGGCCAGCGCCAAAAGTGGTTCGCGCTGCGCTTCACCGGCCGCGACGACGAGATCGATCCGCTGACGCCGCAAAATGGTCAGCCCGCGGAATTCGATGCCTGGCGCTGGGAGCGGCTCGATCGCGTCGACGACCTCGTGGTGCCGTTCCGCCGCGAGGTCTATCGCGCGGTGGCGCGAGAGTTTGCGGCGTTCGGAAATTAA
- a CDS encoding RNA pyrophosphohydrolase, protein MARYEDLPYRTCVGVMLINPKGLVFIGRRAGGIEHVDDSHVWQMPQGGVDPGEDTWQAAKRELYEETSVRSVERLGEVEDWLIYDIPRTVAGRAWKGRYRGQRQKWFAVRFTGKDSEINVEKPGGGGHKAEFVSWRWEPMKNLPELIIPFKRPVYERVVQEFSALAG, encoded by the coding sequence ATGGCGCGTTACGAGGATCTGCCCTACCGGACCTGCGTCGGCGTGATGCTGATCAACCCAAAGGGACTGGTGTTCATCGGCCGCCGCGCCGGCGGCATCGAGCATGTCGACGACAGCCATGTCTGGCAGATGCCACAAGGCGGCGTCGATCCCGGCGAGGACACCTGGCAAGCCGCCAAGCGCGAGCTCTATGAGGAAACCAGCGTGCGCTCGGTCGAGCGGCTCGGCGAAGTCGAGGACTGGCTGATCTACGACATCCCGCGCACGGTGGCGGGGCGCGCTTGGAAGGGCCGCTATCGCGGCCAGCGCCAGAAATGGTTCGCGGTGCGTTTCACCGGCAAGGACAGCGAGATCAATGTCGAGAAGCCCGGCGGCGGCGGCCACAAGGCCGAATTCGTCAGCTGGCGCTGGGAGCCGATGAAGAACCTGCCCGAGCTGATCATCCCGTTCAAGCGCCCGGTCTACGAGCGCGTGGTGCAGGAATTTTCCGCGCTGGCGGGATAG
- a CDS encoding divergent polysaccharide deacetylase family protein, whose amino-acid sequence MTETADDLSAPLGQDKPRRKRRLRLPFTAMQLLAVMLGLFLVTFAGFAIFNKDPLGGEPMTRIAIRQPKDTVKTTDEKPAASGQEQGQPSKHETQEAPKQPGEQKTVTMIDGSTGARHDVVIGGGEAAGKSEAAAASAPPPVMAGIDPKLLEKSRYGMIPVAAGDLKPFNVYAAEADRAKAAKMPVVAIVIGGLGVGAAKTTDAIMKLPPAVTLAFTPYGADPGKLAERARAQRHEIFLQIPMEPYDFPDNDPGPQTLLTSLTIDQNMDRLYWHLSRMQGYAGITNFMGARFVATEPAMQPIIREAAKRGLGFFDDGSSPRSIAPQAAASQAMPFGKGDIAIDVVPTPTEIDRALNKLEATARERGAAIGTASALPVSIERVSAWTRTLGDRGILLVPLTTAMLKSKSS is encoded by the coding sequence ATGACAGAAACGGCCGATGATCTGAGCGCCCCGCTCGGACAGGACAAGCCGCGCCGGAAACGGCGGCTGCGGCTGCCGTTCACGGCCATGCAGCTGCTGGCCGTCATGCTCGGCCTGTTCCTCGTCACCTTTGCCGGCTTCGCCATCTTCAACAAAGATCCGCTCGGCGGCGAGCCGATGACGCGGATCGCGATCCGCCAGCCCAAGGACACCGTCAAGACGACAGACGAGAAGCCGGCCGCCTCCGGCCAGGAGCAGGGGCAGCCGAGCAAGCACGAGACCCAGGAGGCGCCGAAGCAGCCGGGCGAACAGAAAACCGTCACCATGATCGACGGCTCCACCGGCGCGCGCCACGACGTCGTGATCGGCGGCGGCGAGGCGGCAGGCAAGAGCGAGGCGGCCGCCGCGTCCGCACCGCCGCCCGTCATGGCCGGGATCGACCCCAAGCTGCTGGAGAAGTCGCGCTACGGCATGATCCCCGTGGCCGCCGGCGACCTAAAGCCCTTCAACGTCTACGCGGCGGAGGCCGACCGCGCCAAGGCCGCCAAGATGCCGGTGGTTGCGATCGTGATCGGCGGCCTCGGCGTCGGTGCGGCAAAAACCACCGACGCCATCATGAAGCTGCCGCCCGCGGTGACGCTGGCCTTCACGCCTTATGGCGCCGATCCCGGCAAGCTCGCCGAACGCGCCCGCGCCCAGCGCCACGAGATCTTCCTCCAGATCCCGATGGAGCCCTACGATTTCCCGGACAACGATCCCGGGCCGCAGACGCTGCTGACCTCGCTCACCATCGACCAGAACATGGACCGCCTGTACTGGCACCTCAGCCGGATGCAGGGCTATGCCGGCATCACCAATTTCATGGGTGCGCGATTCGTCGCAACCGAGCCGGCGATGCAGCCGATCATCCGCGAAGCCGCCAAGCGCGGCCTCGGCTTCTTCGACGACGGTTCCTCGCCGCGCAGCATCGCGCCCCAGGCCGCCGCGAGTCAGGCGATGCCGTTCGGCAAGGGCGACATCGCGATCGACGTGGTGCCGACCCCGACCGAGATCGACCGCGCCCTCAACAAGCTGGAAGCGACGGCGCGGGAGCGCGGCGCCGCAATCGGCACCGCCTCGGCCCTGCCCGTCTCGATCGAGCGCGTCAGTGCCTGGACCAGGACGTTGGGCGACCGGGGTATCCTTTTGGTGCCATTGACAACCGCGATGCTGAAATCAAAATCCAGCTAA
- a CDS encoding S41 family peptidase, whose product MMRKTSVILLSAATGAALTLFVTQPRAVFMGSSARAATADTYRQLNLFGDVFERVRSDYVEKPDDTKLIESAISGMLTGLDPHSSYMDAKSFRDMQVQTRGEFGGLGIEVTMEDGLIKVVSPIDDTPASRAGVMANDIITNLDDEAVQGLTLNQAVEKMRGPVNTKIKLKIIRKGQDNPIDVTLVRDNIRVRSVRARVEADDIAYIRITTFNEQTTEGLKREVANLSGQIGDKLKGYIIDLRNNPGGLLEEAVTVSDSFLEKGEIVSTRGRNAEETQRRTAHAGDLTKGKPVIVLINGGSASASEIVAGALQDHKRATIVGTRSFGKGSVQTIIPLGSGNGALRLTTARYYTPSGKSIQAKGIVPDIEVLQDVPDELKSRTDTKGEASLRGHLKNDGDEKTGSQSYVPPDAKDDKALKLADDLLHGIKNSASAAPTPGNDNKATADKPKAAN is encoded by the coding sequence ATGATGCGCAAGACTTCAGTTATTCTCCTCAGCGCGGCCACCGGTGCGGCGCTGACGCTGTTCGTGACCCAGCCGCGCGCGGTGTTCATGGGCTCCAGCGCGCGAGCCGCGACCGCGGACACCTATCGCCAGCTCAATTTGTTCGGCGACGTCTTCGAGCGCGTGCGTTCCGACTATGTCGAGAAGCCCGACGACACCAAGCTGATCGAATCGGCCATCAGCGGCATGCTCACCGGCCTCGATCCGCATTCGAGCTACATGGACGCCAAGAGCTTCCGCGACATGCAGGTGCAGACCCGCGGTGAGTTCGGCGGTCTCGGCATCGAGGTCACGATGGAAGACGGCCTGATCAAGGTGGTCTCGCCGATCGACGACACCCCCGCCTCGCGCGCCGGCGTCATGGCCAACGACATCATCACCAATCTCGATGACGAGGCGGTGCAGGGCCTGACCCTGAACCAGGCGGTCGAGAAGATGCGCGGCCCGGTCAACACCAAGATCAAGCTCAAGATCATCCGCAAGGGTCAGGACAACCCGATCGATGTCACGCTGGTGCGCGACAACATCCGCGTCCGCTCGGTGCGCGCGCGCGTCGAGGCCGACGACATCGCCTATATCCGCATCACCACCTTCAACGAGCAGACCACCGAAGGCCTGAAGCGCGAGGTCGCCAACCTCTCTGGTCAGATCGGCGACAAGCTCAAGGGCTACATCATCGACCTGCGCAACAATCCGGGCGGCCTGCTCGAGGAAGCTGTGACGGTATCCGACTCGTTCCTGGAGAAGGGCGAGATCGTCTCGACCCGCGGCCGCAATGCCGAGGAGACCCAGCGCCGCACCGCGCATGCGGGCGACCTCACCAAGGGCAAGCCGGTCATCGTTCTGATCAACGGCGGCTCGGCCTCGGCGTCGGAGATCGTCGCCGGCGCGCTGCAGGACCACAAGCGCGCGACCATCGTCGGCACGCGCTCGTTCGGCAAGGGCTCGGTGCAGACCATCATCCCGCTCGGAAGCGGCAACGGCGCGCTGCGTCTAACCACGGCGCGCTACTACACGCCGTCGGGCAAGTCGATCCAGGCCAAGGGCATCGTTCCCGACATCGAAGTGCTGCAGGACGTGCCGGACGAGCTGAAGTCGCGCACCGACACCAAGGGCGAGGCGTCGCTGCGCGGTCACCTGAAGAACGACGGCGACGAGAAGACCGGCTCGCAGTCCTACGTTCCACCGGACGCCAAGGACGACAAGGCGCTCAAGCTCGCCGACGACCTGCTCCACGGCATCAAGAACAGCGCCTCCGCGGCACCGACGCCGGGCAACGACAACAAGGCGACCGCCGACAAGCCCAAAGCGGCGAACTAA
- a CDS encoding murein hydrolase activator EnvC family protein, producing MRAPILNLLLIASCAGASLFAEESFAQAQTATPAPQTAAVSPDAIKQREQELEAARARQKSAEEAQAKLKAEITLLGQDRTQLNQQLIDTAANVRAVETKIDEAEARLKTLNGREQQMRASLDSRRADIVEVLAALQRAGRRTPPALLVRPEDALQSLRTAMLLGAVVPDLRGRAEKIAGELGEIVALRKNIASERDQLASDRDRVRSDQARLTALVDERQRQQAAREKDLDAESSRAIALSKQVGDLQGLITRMEQDLQSAAKAAEKAAEAARQAEAKAAASANINSGPAAFKDRSRTTPAIAFAAAKGLLPLPVNGNKIRDFGGSDGVGGVQKGISLATKPGSQVTTPCDGWVVYSGPFRSYGQLLILNAGGGYHVLIAGMERISVNIGQFVLTGEPVATMGSTSQVASILATNASQPVLYVEFRKDGTPIDPGPWWAANEGEKVRG from the coding sequence ATGCGAGCGCCGATTCTCAATTTGTTGCTGATCGCAAGCTGCGCCGGCGCAAGCCTCTTCGCCGAAGAAAGCTTCGCACAAGCCCAGACGGCAACGCCGGCGCCGCAGACCGCGGCGGTCTCGCCGGACGCCATCAAGCAGCGCGAGCAGGAGCTGGAGGCCGCGCGCGCAAGGCAGAAGAGCGCGGAAGAAGCTCAGGCCAAGCTCAAGGCCGAGATCACCTTGCTCGGCCAGGACCGCACCCAGCTCAATCAGCAGCTGATCGACACCGCCGCCAACGTGCGCGCCGTCGAGACCAAGATCGACGAGGCCGAAGCGCGGCTGAAGACGCTGAACGGCCGCGAGCAGCAGATGCGCGCCTCGCTCGATTCGCGCCGCGCCGACATCGTCGAGGTGCTGGCGGCCCTGCAGCGCGCCGGCAGGCGCACGCCGCCGGCGCTGCTGGTGCGGCCCGAGGATGCGCTGCAATCATTGCGCACCGCGATGCTGCTCGGCGCCGTGGTACCGGACTTGCGCGGCCGCGCGGAAAAGATCGCGGGCGAGCTCGGCGAGATCGTCGCCTTGCGCAAGAACATCGCGAGCGAACGTGACCAGCTCGCCTCCGACCGCGACAGAGTCAGGAGCGACCAGGCCCGCCTCACCGCCTTGGTCGACGAGCGGCAGCGCCAGCAGGCCGCGCGCGAAAAGGATCTGGACGCCGAGAGCTCGCGCGCCATCGCGCTCTCGAAACAGGTCGGCGATCTCCAGGGACTGATCACCAGGATGGAGCAGGACCTGCAGAGCGCAGCCAAGGCCGCCGAGAAGGCGGCCGAGGCTGCAAGGCAGGCCGAGGCCAAGGCGGCCGCCAGCGCCAACATCAATTCGGGCCCGGCCGCGTTCAAGGACCGCTCCCGGACCACCCCGGCGATTGCCTTTGCGGCCGCCAAGGGCCTCCTGCCGCTTCCGGTTAACGGTAACAAGATCAGAGACTTTGGCGGTTCCGACGGGGTCGGCGGGGTACAGAAGGGCATTTCCCTGGCCACCAAGCCCGGCTCCCAGGTCACAACGCCGTGTGACGGCTGGGTGGTCTATTCCGGCCCGTTCCGCAGCTATGGACAACTCTTGATCCTCAATGCCGGGGGCGGGTATCATGTCCTGATCGCCGGGATGGAGCGCATTTCGGTCAACATCGGACAGTTTGTGCTCACGGGGGAGCCGGTCGCGACCATGGGGTCGACCTCTCAAGTCGCCTCCATTCTCGCCACGAACGCGAGTCAACCTGTGCTGTATGTCGAGTTCCGCAAAGACGGCACTCCAATCGATCCAGGCCCATGGTGGGCCGCAAATGAAGGCGAGAAGGTTCGCGGATGA
- the rlmH gene encoding 23S rRNA (pseudouridine(1915)-N(3))-methyltransferase RlmH codes for MRVAVIAVGRLKQGPERELADRYFERFDEAGRKLGFRELAIHDIPESRARDAATRMAEEAAAISAHIPDKSILVALDERGQNLDSTVFARHLGRWRDEGAGHTIFVIGGADGLSPELRRKAKLAIAFGSATWPHQMVRVMLLEQLYRAATILAGHPYHRA; via the coding sequence ATGCGCGTTGCTGTCATTGCGGTGGGCCGGCTGAAGCAGGGCCCCGAACGGGAGCTTGCCGACCGCTATTTCGAGCGGTTCGACGAGGCCGGCCGCAAGCTCGGATTCCGCGAGCTCGCCATCCACGACATTCCCGAAAGCCGGGCGCGCGACGCCGCGACGCGGATGGCCGAGGAGGCTGCGGCGATCTCCGCGCATATTCCGGACAAGTCGATCCTGGTGGCGCTGGACGAGCGCGGGCAAAATCTCGACTCCACCGTATTCGCACGGCATCTCGGGCGCTGGCGCGACGAGGGGGCCGGTCATACTATCTTCGTGATCGGAGGGGCGGACGGACTTTCGCCCGAATTACGCCGTAAGGCCAAGCTCGCGATCGCGTTCGGCTCTGCGACCTGGCCGCACCAAATGGTCCGCGTCATGCTTCTGGAACAGCTTTACCGGGCCGCCACCATTCTGGCCGGCCACCCCTATCACCGCGCGTGA
- the rsfS gene encoding ribosome silencing factor, giving the protein MQAQPDADKTLSLILSRLEDMKAEETVTIDLRGKSAYSDYMIVTTGRVNRHVGAIADNVTKSLKENGIKNIHVEGLPNCDWVLIDSGDVIVHVFRPEVREFYNLERLYTQGPGAAKAI; this is encoded by the coding sequence TTGCAGGCGCAACCCGACGCCGACAAGACGCTGAGCCTGATCCTCTCCCGCCTCGAGGACATGAAGGCGGAAGAGACGGTCACAATCGACCTTCGCGGCAAATCGGCGTACTCCGACTACATGATCGTCACCACCGGCCGGGTGAACCGGCACGTCGGCGCGATCGCGGACAACGTCACGAAGAGCCTCAAGGAAAACGGCATCAAGAACATCCATGTCGAGGGCTTGCCCAATTGCGACTGGGTGCTGATTGATTCCGGCGATGTGATCGTGCACGTGTTCAGACCCGAAGTCCGCGAGTTCTACAACCTCGAGCGGTTGTACACGCAGGGCCCAGGGGCGGCGAAGGCGATCTAG
- a CDS encoding nicotinate-nucleotide adenylyltransferase translates to MSNNFVAPRFLAQAVPPHTEGMRIGLLGGSFNPPHQAHRAISQFALRRLQLDRVWWLVTPGNPLKENGTLHELGERMQAARDVANDPRIEVSCLESVIRTRYTIDTINTLRRRFSGLRFVWIMGADNLAQFHRWQHWRRIAGQVPIAVIDRPPQSFRALASPAARALARYRLPENKAALLADRPAPAWVFLTGLKLNLSSTGLRNPDGSWKGTK, encoded by the coding sequence TTGAGCAACAATTTCGTCGCGCCGCGCTTCTTAGCGCAAGCGGTCCCGCCCCACACGGAGGGCATGCGCATCGGCCTGCTCGGCGGCTCGTTCAATCCGCCGCATCAGGCGCACCGTGCGATCAGCCAGTTCGCCTTGAGGCGCTTGCAACTCGATCGCGTCTGGTGGCTGGTGACGCCCGGCAATCCGCTGAAGGAGAACGGGACCCTGCATGAACTCGGCGAGCGCATGCAGGCCGCGCGCGACGTTGCTAATGATCCTCGGATCGAGGTGAGCTGTCTCGAATCCGTCATTCGCACCCGCTATACTATCGACACGATCAACACCTTGCGCCGCCGCTTCTCGGGCTTGCGCTTTGTCTGGATTATGGGCGCCGACAATCTCGCTCAATTCCACCGTTGGCAGCACTGGCGGCGCATCGCTGGCCAGGTGCCGATTGCGGTCATCGATCGCCCACCGCAGAGTTTTCGTGCCCTCGCCTCTCCCGCCGCCAGGGCGCTCGCGCGCTATCGCCTGCCGGAGAACAAGGCAGCCCTACTTGCGGATCGGCCGGCCCCGGCCTGGGTTTTCCTCACCGGATTGAAGTTGAACCTCTCCTCGACGGGCCTGCGGAACCCGGACGGGAGCTGGAAAGGTACCAAGTGA
- a CDS encoding glutamate-5-semialdehyde dehydrogenase — protein sequence MAAPLKAVDGNADLQALMSDLAAKARAAARVLALAPPEQKNRALEAMERAIRSNAAAILAANAEDVAEARASGNATSSFIDRLTLTPARVEGMAEGIGIVRGIADPIGVVIESWQRPNGMTIERVRVPLGVVGVIFESRPNVAADAGVLCLKSGNAVILRGGSDSFRSCRAIHECLVQGLREAGLPEAAITLVPTRDRAAVGMMLSGLKGAIDVIVPRGGKSLVARVEQEARVPVFAHLEGVNHVYVDASADLAMAKSIVLNAKMRRTGVCGAAETLLIDRAAAGKNLKPLVEMLLDAGCEVRGDDAVQNTDARVKPASDDDWDTEYLDAIIAAKVVDGVDGAIAHIQAHGSHHTDAIVSADEAPAKKFLSEVDSAIVLHNASTQFADGGEFGFGAEIGIATGRFHARGPVGAEQLTSFKYRVHGTGQTRP from the coding sequence ATGGCCGCCCCCCTCAAAGCCGTTGACGGCAATGCCGATCTCCAGGCGCTGATGTCCGATCTCGCCGCCAAAGCCCGCGCGGCCGCGCGCGTGCTGGCGCTGGCGCCGCCGGAGCAGAAGAACCGGGCGCTGGAAGCCATGGAGCGGGCGATCCGCAGCAACGCTGCGGCGATCCTTGCCGCCAATGCCGAGGACGTCGCCGAGGCCCGCGCCTCCGGCAATGCCACCTCCTCCTTCATCGACCGCCTGACCCTGACCCCGGCGCGCGTCGAAGGCATGGCCGAGGGCATCGGCATCGTGCGCGGCATCGCTGATCCCATCGGCGTCGTCATCGAGAGCTGGCAGCGGCCGAACGGCATGACCATCGAGCGCGTGCGCGTGCCGCTCGGCGTGGTCGGCGTGATTTTCGAGAGCCGGCCCAATGTTGCGGCGGATGCCGGCGTGCTGTGCCTGAAGTCGGGCAATGCCGTGATCCTGCGCGGCGGCTCCGACAGTTTCCGGTCGTGCCGCGCCATCCATGAATGTCTCGTCCAGGGCTTGCGCGAAGCGGGCCTGCCCGAAGCGGCCATCACGCTGGTGCCAACGCGCGACCGCGCGGCGGTCGGCATGATGTTGTCCGGATTGAAGGGCGCGATCGACGTGATCGTGCCGCGCGGGGGAAAAAGCCTCGTCGCCCGCGTCGAGCAGGAGGCGCGCGTGCCGGTGTTCGCGCATCTCGAAGGCGTCAACCACGTCTATGTCGATGCAAGCGCCGACCTCGCCATGGCGAAGTCGATCGTGCTCAACGCAAAAATGCGCCGCACCGGCGTCTGCGGCGCGGCCGAGACGCTGCTGATCGATCGCGCCGCTGCCGGCAAGAACCTGAAGCCGCTGGTCGAGATGCTGTTGGATGCCGGCTGCGAGGTGCGCGGCGACGACGCCGTGCAGAACACCGACGCGCGCGTCAAGCCTGCCAGCGACGACGATTGGGACACTGAATATCTCGACGCGATCATCGCGGCGAAGGTCGTCGACGGCGTCGACGGCGCGATCGCGCATATCCAGGCCCACGGCTCGCATCACACCGATGCGATCGTGAGCGCGGATGAGGCGCCGGCAAAAAAGTTCCTCAGCGAGGTCGATTCCGCGATCGTGCTGCACAACGCCTCGACGCAGTTCGCCGATGGCGGCGAGTTCGGTTTCGGCGCCGAGATCGGCATCGCCACCGGCCGCTTCCATGCCCGCGGCCCTGTCGGCGCCGAGCAGTTGACGAGCTTCAAATATCGCGTTCACGGCACCGGGCAGACGCGGCCGTAA
- the proB gene encoding glutamate 5-kinase — protein MASPELSQFRRIVVKVGSALLVDSDKGEVRASWLAALADDMAKLHKEGRDVLVVSSGSIALGRSRLKLPRGPLKLEESQAAAAVGQIALARIWSEVLGAHGIGAGQILVTLQDTEERRRYLNARSTIGKLLEWRAIPVINENDTVATNEIRYGDNDRLAARVATMASADLLVLLSDIDGLYDAPPKNNPNAKLIPVVESISSEIEAVAGDAESELSRGGMRTKVEAAKIATTGGTHMLIASGKIEHPLQAIADGGRCTWFLTPANPVTSRKRWIAGSLEPKGTLTIDAGAVTALRAGASLLPAGVIKVEGQFARGDAVIVRGPDTSEVGRGLIAYDADDAERIKGRSSKDVVAILGISGRSEMIHRDDLVVGG, from the coding sequence ATGGCCAGCCCCGAACTCAGTCAATTCCGCCGCATCGTCGTCAAAGTCGGCTCCGCGCTGCTGGTGGATTCCGACAAGGGCGAGGTGCGCGCGTCCTGGCTCGCCGCGCTCGCCGACGACATGGCCAAACTGCACAAGGAAGGCCGCGACGTCCTCGTCGTCTCCTCCGGCTCGATCGCGCTCGGCCGCAGCCGGCTCAAGCTGCCGCGCGGCCCGCTGAAGCTGGAGGAGAGCCAGGCTGCCGCCGCGGTCGGCCAGATCGCGCTGGCGCGGATCTGGTCGGAGGTGCTGGGCGCTCACGGCATCGGCGCGGGACAGATCCTGGTGACGCTCCAGGACACCGAGGAACGCCGCCGTTATCTCAACGCTCGCTCCACCATCGGCAAGTTGCTGGAATGGCGCGCGATCCCAGTGATCAACGAGAACGACACGGTCGCCACCAACGAGATCCGCTACGGCGACAATGACCGCCTCGCCGCGCGCGTCGCCACCATGGCGAGCGCCGATCTGCTGGTGCTGCTGTCCGACATCGACGGGCTCTACGACGCGCCGCCGAAGAACAACCCGAATGCCAAGCTGATCCCGGTGGTGGAGAGCATCTCGTCGGAGATCGAAGCGGTGGCGGGAGACGCCGAGTCCGAGTTGTCGCGCGGCGGCATGCGCACCAAGGTCGAGGCGGCCAAAATCGCGACGACAGGCGGCACGCATATGCTGATCGCCTCCGGCAAGATCGAGCATCCCTTGCAGGCGATCGCCGACGGCGGCCGCTGCACCTGGTTCCTGACCCCCGCCAATCCCGTCACCTCGCGAAAACGCTGGATCGCCGGCTCGCTGGAACCGAAGGGCACGCTGACGATCGATGCCGGCGCTGTAACGGCACTGCGCGCCGGCGCCAGCTTGCTGCCGGCAGGCGTGATCAAGGTCGAAGGCCAGTTCGCCCGCGGCGATGCGGTGATCGTGCGCGGTCCCGATACCAGCGAGGTCGGCCGCGGCCTGATCGCCTACGACGCGGACGACGCCGAACGGATCAAGGGTCGCTCCTCAAAGGACGTGGTGGCCATCCTCGGCATCAGCGGGCGATCCGAGATGATCCACCGCGACGATCTGGTGGTGGGCGGGTAA